Within Saccharomonospora cyanea NA-134, the genomic segment CACACCCAGCTGCTCAACAGGCTGGTGCGCGAGAAGCGGCTCACCCCGGTGGCCCCGATCGCGCAGGACGTCACCTACCACGACCCGTGCTACCTGGGCAGGCACAACAAGGTGTACGAGGCGCCGCGCGAGCTCGTCGGCGCGTCGGGCGCGTCGCTGCGGGAGATGCCGAGGCACGCCGACCGGTCCATGTGCTGCGGTGCCGGCGGTGCCCGCATGTGGATGGAGGAGCGCATCGGGAAGCGCATCAACGTCGAGCGCGTCGACGAGGCGCTGGGCACGGCACCGTCGAAGATCGCCACCGGGTGCCCCTTCTGCCGCGTGATGCTCACCGACGGCGTGACCGCCCGCCAGAACGAGGGCAAGGCCGCCGAGAACGTCGAGGTGGTCGACGTCGCGCAGCTCCTGCTGTCCGCCGTCAAGCGGGGACAGCCGGTGGCGGCTGGTGTCTCCGCCTCGGCGACCGGCGGTGAGGCCGAAGCCGACGGACGCGCCGACCTGCCCACCGACGAGGTCGGCACTGGCACGGTGCAACCGGACGAGGACAAGTAGTAACCGATCGGGCGGGATCGCGGAAAATCTCCGATTATTATTTTTCGCGATCCCGCTTCCGGCCCCCCGGACGCGCTAGCATGACGACCTCGCGCACAAATAACGGAGCGAGGTCAAGGCAGCAACATGCAAGGCGAGGATCGCGCGGGTAGGCCGGACCACGAGGAACTCGGGGCAGCGCACGAGCAGGCCCCGGCTTTCGACGACGTCGACTTCGATGCCGACTTCCCGGCCGAGACCCACTCCACCACCGACTCCTGGCGACCGCCCGCGGGGCCACGGCGTCCCCGCCCGGAACGCGTGGTGATGTCGGCCCGTGACGCGTTCGCCGAGGACGACGACCCCGCCGTCGGCAGGCTGCGCGCACGGCCGTACGTGCTCACCAAGGGCCGTACCAGGGCGCGCTCGGACCTCGCTGTGGAAACCCTCGTCTCGGCCGAGCCGCACGCGCGGTGGCAGCTGCACAAACCGGGCTCGGAGTACCGCAAGCTCGGGCTGCTGTGCGCCCAACCGGTGTCGGTCGCGGAGATCGCCGCGAACCTCTCGGTGCCACTCGGGGTCGCACGAGTGTTGATCAGCGACCTCGCCGACACGGGATTCGTCAGGGTGCACGCGGCACCGTCCAACCCGGGGGGCCGGCCCGAGCGGGCTCTCCTGGACCGGGTCCTCGAAGGTCTGCACCGGCTCTGACCCCGGGCCGGGTCACGGTTTACGCGCCTCGAACAGCGTCCGCGTGGAGTGCGCCACGAACGTCCCCTCGCGCTCGATCCGGTCGTGCAACTCGCGTAACCGCTCACGGTGAGCGGCGACGGTGAACCCCGGAACGGTCCAGACCACCTTGCGCAGGAAGTAGACCACCGCGCCGACATCGTGGAACTCGGCGCGCAGCCGCTCGCAACGCCTGTCGACGACTTCCAGTCCCACCGCCCGGGCCTCCGCGCTCTCCCGGTCCGGGTGCCGGGCCAGCTTCGCCTCGGGCTGCGGGCCGAGGAAGTACTCGACCAACTCCCACATCGTGCCGGGACCGACGTGCTGGGCGAAGTAGGTGCCGCCGGGGCGGAGCACACGGGCGATCTCGGCCCACCACACCGTGGCCGGATGCCTGCTCGTCACCAGGTCGAACGCGGCGTCGGTGAACGGCAGTGGCGGCTCATCCGACGTGGCCACCACGACAGCGCCCCGCGGATGCAGTCGCTCCGCCGCCCGCGCGACGTTCGGCGGCCACGATTCGATGGCCACCATCGTGGGCGGGAAGGTGGGCGCCTCCGCCAGTACCTCTCCGCCTCCGGTCTGGATGTCGAGTGCCGCCGTGGCCTCGGCCAGGCGGCGGGCCATCGCGCGTGCGTAACCCCACGAGGGGCGCTGCTCGGTCGCCCGCCCCTCCAGCCACGCGAATCCCCAGCCGTCCACAGGCGCGGCCTCGGCCTCGGCCACCAGCTCGTCGAAGGAACGTCCCATGCCCACGATCGTCGCAGCGGGTGGCAAGCCGATTCCGCCCCTTGCCCGAAGCGCGGAATCAGTGCTTCACTTCTTCCCGTGGTGTACCGGCGCACCCCCGCTGTGCAGGCGAGACTCGACGCGACTCGCGGCGTGATCCTCGACGCCGCCGTGGAGCTGCTGTCCGAACGCGGCTACACCGGGTGCTCGATGGCGGCGGTGGCGGAGCGGGCAGGCGTCGGCACCGGCACCGTCTACCGGCACTTCCCGGGCAAGGCCGAGCTCGTGGCGGAGCTGTTCACCCACGTCGTCACCCGCGAGGTCCAGGCCGTCGAACGGGCGGCCGAGGCACACGAGCACGCGGCCGACCGGGTGCTCGCCGTCGTGCGGACCTTCGCCTGGCGCGCGTTGCGGGTTCCACGGCTGGCCTACGCCCTGCTGGCCGAGCCCGTCGACGCTCCCGTGGAGCAGCGCCGCCTGGTGTTCCGCCAGGCGTTCCGCGACGTCATCGCCCGCTGCGTCACCGACGGCGTCAGCGCGGGGGAGCTGCCCCCGCAGGACGCCACCGGAACGGCCGCCGCGCTGGTCGGCGCGGCGGCCGAAGTGCTCATCGGCCCCCTGACGTCGGGTGACGCCGAGGCCGTCGAACAGCTCTGCACCTTCACCCTCCGCGCGTTAGGAGCCCGCGATGGCACCCACCCATGAGGTCACCAACCAGGTCCCGCCACTGGTCGGCCACGACGTGTCCGACGATCCCGCCCTGCTGGAGAGCCTGCGCAGGGAGGGAGCGGGCTGGGCCGAGCCGGACGTCCGGGAGCTCGGCGTCCTCGCCGGGACCGAGCGGGTGCAGGAGTGGGGCAGGCTGGCCAACGAGTACCCGCCCGTGCTTCGCACGCACGACCGCGTCGGCAGGCGCATCGACGAGGTGGAGTTCCACCCCCACTGGCACGACCTCATGACCGTGGCGGTGGAACACGGGCTGCACGCGGCCCCGTGGAGGCAGGACCGGCCCGGAGCGCACGTCGCGCGCACGGCGAAGTTCTACGTCTGGAGCCAGGTCGAACCGGGCCACACGTGCCCCGTCTCGATGACGTACTCGGCCGTGCCCGCGCTGCGACACAACGCCGAACTGGCCGCCGACTACGAACCGCTGCTCGCCGCACCGCACTACGACTTCGGACTCCGTACGCCGAGCACCAAACGCGGGCTGATCGCGGGCATGTCCATGACCGAGAAGCAGGGCGGCTCGGACGTCCGCGCCAACACCACCCGCGCCGTGCCCACCGGGGACGGCGGTTACGTCCTCACGGGGCACAAGTGGTTCACCTCGGCACCCATGTCCGACGTGTTCCTCACCCTCGCGCAGGCTCCCGGCGGGTTGTCCTGCTTCCTGCTGCCCCGGGTCCTTCCCGACGGCTCCCGCAACGCCATCCACCTGCAACGGCTCAAGGACAAGCTCGGCAACCGCTCGAACGCCTCGGCGGAGGTCGAGTACGACGGGGCCGTGGGCTGGCTCGTCGGCGAGGAGGGCCGGGGAGTCCGCACGATCATCGAGATGGTCAACAACACCCGGCTGGACTGCGTCACCGGCAGTGCCGCCGCCATGCGGTACGGCACCGTGCGAGCCGTGCACCACGCACGGCACCGGTCGGCCTTCGGCGTCCCGCTCGACCGGCAACCGCTGATGACCAACGTACTCGCCGATCTGGCCGTGGAGGCGGAGGCCGCCACCACGCTGGCGTTGCGCCTGGCCGGAGCAGGCGACAGGGCCGTCGCGGGCGACGCGCGGGAGGCCGCGTTCCGCAGGCTGGCGCTGCCGGTGTCGAAGTACTGGGTCTGCAAACGCTGCCCCACACACGCGGCCGAGGCACTCGAATGCCTCGGCGGCAACGGGTACGTCGAGGAGTCCGGTATGCCGAGGCTGTTCCGGGAGTCGCCGCTGTCGTCCATCTGGGAGGGTTCCGGCAACGTCGCCGCGCTCGACACGCTCCGCGCGATGACGAGGGAACCCGAGTCCGTGGAGGCGTTCCTCGCGGAGGTCGACCTGGCGAAGGGGGCGGACTCCCGTCTCGACGCCGCGGCCTCGGCGGTGCGCCGCGACCTCGGCGACCCGAGCGAGGCCCAGTTCCGCGCGCGACGGCTCGTGGAACGCCTCGCGCTCGTGCTTCAGGGCTCGCTGCTCGTCAGGCACGGTGACGAAGCCGTCGCGGACGCGTTCTGCGCTTCCCGCCTCGGCGGTGACTGGGGTGTCGCGTTCGGAACGCTGCCTCGCGGGGTCGCCGTCGAGGCGATCGTGGACCGCGCGAGGGTCGGTCAGTAACCGAAGTTCTGTGTCCAGTACCAGCCGTCGGGGTTCACGCCCACACCGATCGTGGCGATCTCGCAGTTGAGGATGTTGCGGCGGTGCCCTTCGGAGCTCATCCACGCCTGCATGACGGCGTCCGCTGTGGACATTCCCATGGCGATGTTCTCGGCGGCCGGGTCCGGGTAGCCTGCGGCCTCGATCCGCTCGTCGAACGACCTGCCGTCCTGGGAGGTGTGGGACAGGTAGCCGCCCGCCGCCATGTCGTCGCTGTGCGCCTGCGCCGATTCGACCAGCCGGTCGTCGACGCGCACGGTCGCACAGCCGGCTTCGGCCCGTTCGGCGTTGACGAGCTCGACGACACGCTGCCTGGTACCGGTACCGCCGGAATCCTGGGACCCGTCGCGGGCCACCGTGGGTGCCGCGTCGCCGGAGGAGTCGTCCGTGGTGGTCGAGTCGTCGGAAGGGGAAGAGGAGGACGACGGGGGCGGTGACGACGACTCCGGCGAGTCCTCTTCTTCGGGGGTGGTGCTCGTCGGCTCGGTGGCGGTCGTGGGAGCCGGTTCCTCGGTCGGCGAGGCGCTGGTGGTGGGGGAGGAGGTCGAGGGCGCCACACCTGCCGCCTCGGCGCCACCGGCTCGGGAGGGGTCGCGGTCGAGAGCCAACGAGGTGCGCTCGGGGTCATCCGGGTCCGACCACAGCAGGTGACTACCGGCAGCGACGGTCACACCAACGAGCACACTGGCTGCTACCAGCAGCGACCGGATTCGCGAGGTTGGCGTGGACACGGGGCGAGAAGTTACCACCAACGCGGGATTTATCAAACTGTGACTTGTTCGTCATTGACTCCGCGTGACCCGCCCGCGTCACCCGACCACGGGGTTCAGCGTCGCGTGTCGACGCGGTCGAAGTTCAGGTACGCCCGGCTGGGCGTGGGCCCGCGCTGCCCCTGGTACCGCGACCCCGCCTCCGGCGAACCGTAGGGGTGCTCGGCCGCACTCGTGAGCTGGAACAGGCACAACTGCCCGATCTTCATCCCCGGCCACAACGTGATGGGCAGGTTGGCGACGTTCGACAGCTCCAGCGTGATGTGACCGCTGAACCCGGGGTCGATGAACCCGGCCGTCGAATGGGTCAGCAGACCGAGCCGGCCCAGCGACGACTTCCCCTCCAGTCGCCCAGCGAGATCGTCGGGCAGTGTGAACAGCTCGAACGTCGAGGCGAGCACGAACTCGCCGGGGTGCAGCACGAACGGGTCTTCGTCGCCGTCCTTCTCCACCAGCGACGTCAGCTCGTCCTGACGCAGTTGCGGATCGATGTGGGTGTACTTGCTGTTGTCGAAGACGCGGAAGAAACGGTCGAGCCGCACGTCGATGCTCGACGGCTGCACCATCACCGGATCGAACGGGTCGACCCCGAGCCGTCCCGATTCCAGCGCCTTGCGAAGCTCACGGTCACTCAACAGCACCGCTTCACCCTAACCGGGCAGCGGATGAGAGCCGTCAGGCGGCGGGTTCGGTGGACGTCCGCATGTGCCGGGCGTAGGTACGGTCGCGCCCGACGAGCCGGTCGAGCTGCTCTGCGTAGCGCTGCCGCGCCAGCGCACCGAGCCGTTCCTGCACCAGCGTCGCCCCCGGCACGCGCTGCCGCACGGTCTCGGCGGCGAAGTTGCCCGCAGCGGCCGTCAGCACGGCGGCCTGCGCCAGCGGATCATCCGGAATCCCGAGGAAGTCGGAGTTGGTCTTGCCCAGCACGAGGCGACTGATCGAACCGTGGACGCGCACGGACAGCTCGCTCAGCACCTTCCCCAGCGGGCCGCGGTCCCTGCCCACGTCGGCGTGGGAACGCAGCAGCGCCGCCGCGAGCCGCCGCGAGTCCTCGTCGGGCACGAACTCCGTGACCGCCAGCAGCCACAGCAGGCGCCAGGCGTCGTCCTCGGTGGCGGGCAGCAGCTCGTCGTCGATGCCCATCAGCCACCCGACGTAGCGCCAGAGGTGGATGATGTCGGCCCGCTCCGACTCGGTGTAGCGCACTCCGAGCACCCGCATGCCCACGACGTACACCAGCGAGAACAGCAGTAGCGTGCCCGCCGTCTGCACCTGGTTGATCGGTCGATCCCAGGCGGAGTAGTCCCAGTCGTCGCGGCTGTTCATCGCCGCCCGGACGTGTGCGTGCACCAGCCGGACCCGCAACGCGGAGGCGTACCCCACGGCACCGACCCGCAACGCGCCCGGCGTGGTGACGTCGAGCCACCAGCGACTCGTCTCGATCAGTCGCCGACTCGCCGCGTACTCGATCGCGCCCGTTCCGACGAGCGGTTTCGTGGCGCGCGAGGCCAGGTAGCCGCCCATCAGGGCCATGTCACCGAGCGGGAAGAGACTGAGCACTCCCGTGCGCACGATGGCCCGAGCGCCGCGGTCGAGCCGACGCTGGTCGACCCAGTACGGCGTGGCTTCGACGTCGCGGAAGAAGTCGACGAGCTGGCGCGGCGGATCGTCGAGGCTGTCGACCCCCCGCTCGGCTGCCTCGTTGAACAACGCGCGCCCACGACCACGCGGCAACGACCGCATCATCTCGACCACCGCGTCGGCGAGCGGGTCCTCCAGTTGCGCGAACTCGCGCAGCCGCCGCCGCTGCCGTTCGGTGCCCCGAATGTCGCCGGGCGCGAACAGCCGGGTGGCGAGCCGGAAGCCACCCTCGCGAAACAGCTCCGGATCCGGCAGCCGCTCCTCAGCCGTCATGACAACAAGTGTTGTCACTTCACCTTCCGAGCGTCAAGGAAGGCGCCGAGCCTGAAAGGGGGAACCACCCGCTTGCCGTTCGGTGATCGCGGCCGTGTATGCTGGAGCCACTGCGGATGTAGTTCAATGGTAGAACATCAGCTTCCCAAGCTGAGAACGCGGGTTCGATTCCCGTCATCCGCTCTCGCGAGAAACCCCCAGGTCAGAGGGCCTGGGGGTTTCTTCTTTCCGGCGTCGACGACCACAGCACGGTCGAGGTCGAACTCTTCGCCGTAGGATGACGACCATGAGCGACCGCCAGACCGAGGGCCTCCGCTTCGCCGAGATCGTCACCGGCCTCACCGTGACCGACGAAGCACCTCCCGAGGGGTCGCCGCTGGCCAGGCTCATCGAGCTGGACCACCAGCGCAGGGCCGAGGGGCACTCCCAGGAATGGCTGAACGAGCAGGCGCGGAAGCTCTGAGCCGCCCGCGAGAAGTCCTGCGCGGCACCGTCGGCAACGCACCGGTTCGGCGACCGGCGTCATAGGCCCATGCACCTGTGACCTCGCTCTGGCCCGCAGCGAAACCCGCTCTCGCGAACGAACCGTCGATGCTACGACTCTCCGCGCTAGGGCCGGGTTTCACGGCCGCCTGTGGCCGCTCGGGGTCGCACGGCGATACCAGGCGTAGACTGACAGTGTCGGAGGCGATCGAGTACCCACGATCTGCGAGTGCCGCCTCGGGCGAACATCCACCTCGACCCCTCGTCGGGTCGGAGACGGGAGCGCCGAGATGATCTCGGCTCAGTCAGGTTCCACACCTCGCCACACCAGCGGACGTCACACCGTGCGACTGGAGATGAAATCGGTAGGCGCGGCCCGCGGCTACGTCGACGGGGCATGGTGGCCGCGATCGACCGAACCCACGACGGAGTTCCCAGAGCTCTGCTCGGCCCTCGCGCCCTGGGTGGGCGCCGTCAGTCGCGTCTCCTACCACCTCGGTACCTGGAGCGTTGCCGCCCGTAGGGTTGCTGTGGACGGTCGCGTGGTACGGCTTGAAGGCTTCACCACGATGGACCCGCACACGGTGGTCGTGATCGGGTCCGACTCACGGAGGGTGAGTCTGCTGGTCGTGCCGCCGGACGCCCCCGGCGATACGGGCCGGGCACAGCTGCGATCGGCGGCGGCCTTCGACTCCATCGCGAGTGTCGAGGCGATCCGGCAGGGGAACCAACGTGAATAGGCCCGCCCACGGAGCGGGTGCGCGACGCCCTGCCTCCGGCGCCGAACCCGAGAAGAACACGAACCAACTACGGGTGTGGCGGGACTTGATCGAGGCGCTGGACCATCTCGACGATGCCTGGCAGGCCACGGGAACAAGCAGACCGTCCGCGTCTGCGCAACTGCCCGCCAACCTGGTGGTGGATCTGGTCAGGGCCACGGAGCGCGGAACGCGCGTGCTAGCCGGCGTAGCCGGCGTCGTCGTCCAGCAGTACGACAGCGGAAGCGCGTTCCAGGACGTCGCTTCAGCGCTGGAGCGAGCGAACAGGACGTGGCCCACCCGCTGACCAGCCGGACGACGTCCCCGACCGAAGCGGCAAGGAGCCGTTTCGCCCCCATTCCCTTTCGTCATCCCACAAGGAGCTACATGTCCCACCCTTATCGTCACTCCTCCCACGCCAGCGCGGGAGTCGAGTGCGTGGTGTTCAGCCACCCCGCCCTCACCGAACCGGTGAACGCCGCGCTCGTCGACGGCGTCGCCGCCGAGTGCGCGCGCAACGTCCATTTCTCCGCACGCCCACCCGCGCAGCTCGGTACGTGGAGCCGATGACCACTGGCGACCATGACGACCGACTTCAACTCCGCCGTACGTGTGGTCGCGGATCTTCTGCCGCAGGTCACAGAACTCGCCGCACCGACTCCGTGTGAGCGCTACACCGTGGCCGACCTTCTCGACCACCTCGACGGCCTCACGATCGCGTTCACTCTCGCCGCGCGTAAGGAATCCGGACCGTCAGCCGACCAGGCCCCCGCGCCGGACGGCGCGAACCTGCCGGACGACTGGCGCGAGCGGATTCCTCGGCGGCTGGAGGAACTCGCCCAGGCATGGCGTGAACCCGTTGCGTGGGAAGGAACGACGAAGGCGGGCGGCGTCGAGATGCCCGGCGCGCAAGCGGGCATGGTGGCTTTGACCGAGGTCGTGGTCCACGGCTGGGACCTGGCTCGCGCCACCGGCCAGTTCTACGCCCCTGAGCCCGAAGTCCTGGCCGCCGTCCACGAGCACGTGAACGCGATCGCCGCCGCCGGGCCGGTGGAGGGACTGTTCGGCCCGGCCGTCGAGGTCTCCGCCGACGCGCCGCTGCTGGACCGCGTCATCGGCCTCACAGGGCGCGACCCGAAGTGGCGGCGCCGTTGACTCGGACGTCGGCTCCGTGTCAGCGGCGCTCGCAGACCCGCTCGCGGGGGCACGCACCATCGTGGACCACTGTCGGTGGCAGATCGGAGCACCCGGCGACTGGTCGGTGTTCGCCGGGGCGGCCTCGGAGGTAGCCGACCCCGAACACCGGGCCGAGGACGAGGCTCTCATCCGGGAGACGGCGGCACCGGCTCAGCGACCTCGCCGGTGAGGTCTCGGACGTACACCGGCTCGCCGTACCTCGTCCTACCCGTGTCGCGGAAACCGCAGCGGCGCCAGAATCCCTCCGCGCTGCCGTCGCCGGGCACGAAGGTGGTCTCCACCGAAACCCAGCCCTGGCCGCGCAGTTCCTCGACGAGCAGTTCCACGGCCTGCCGACCGACGCCCCTGCCCTGATACGACGCATCGACCATGAACCGCACCAGGTACGGCACCCCGGTCTCGACCTCGACCAGAAGCACGCCGACCACAACGTCGTCGAGGTGGATCGCGTGCAGAACGGCGTCCGGTTCGTAGTTGCCCTCGGCCACGGTGTAGGCGGCGGGAGCCACCAGATGCTCCTGTCCCTCGGCCAACCGCAACTCGCACACCGCCCGAACGTTGTCCCGAGTCACCGGCAGAAGCGACACAGTCATGCGAGGACCGTAGCCACCTCGGGTCCGTTGGCACCACGGAATTCGGAGTGGACCGAACCGCACGACTCCGCTCTCAGCGAGGGTGTGTCGGTGAGTCTGCGGTGACCGCCGTGTCCGCAGCTCCGCGCACCTCCGGGTACCGGAAGTGCGGACACACGTACGGGAGCTGCGGACACGCGTTCGCAACCTGCGGACACGGCTGGCGGGTTACTCCTGGGCGAGTTGGGCGCGGAGCTTGTCCTCCTGCTCCCGGAGTTGGGGCGTGAACTCCTCGCCGAAGTCGTCGGCCTCGAAGATGCGCCGGATCTCGATCTCCACCTCGCCACCGGCGTCGATCGACGGCCACTGCCTGGCCCATTCGACGGCCTCCTCGTGCGAGGCCACCTCGATGATCGTGTAGCCGGCGATCAACTCCTTGGTCTCGGCGAACGGACCGTCCAGCACCGTGGGCTCGCCGCCCGAGAACTTCACCCGCGCGCCCCTGGCGCTGGGGTGCAGTCCCTCCCCACCGCGCAACACACCCGCGTCGGCGAGCTTCTGGTTGTAGGCGCCCATCGCCGCGAGCTGTTCCTCGGTGGGCAGCACGCCCGCCTCGGTGTCGGCGTCGGCCTTGCGGATCAGCATGAAGCGCATTCGTGTGCTCTCCTTCGTCTCGATGTCGCGCACCCTTCGCGGCCTTCATCGACACGTCGAACGACGACCTCGGCTTTCGACATCCCGACGGAAATTCTTCCGAAGTTCCGAGCTGCCCCTTCGAGTCGGGATAATCGCGGAGGTGACGACTCCACTGAGCAAGGCCACTCGGTTGCCCGACGGCGTGTGGGTGCGCGGTCGCGGGCTTCGGCACCCGTTGCCCGACGGCGAGGTGCCCGACTACGGCCTGTACCTGGGCGGAGGTCGCCTGCGTGCCCGCCACGAGCCCTCGCTGACGTGGCCCCACGACTGGGTGTTCTGGCGCGACGGGATGTTGCCCGCCGACTGGCCCGCCACGGCCGAGAAGCTCCTCGCCCTGCACAAGCGGGCTGCCGAGGGCGCGGCCGTCGAACTCGCCTGCCACGGCGGGATCGGCCGCACCGGCACCGCCATGGCATGCCTGGCCACGCTGAGTGGGCTCTCCCCCCGCGACGCCGTCAGCTGGGCCCGCGCCCACTATCACCGGCGCGCCGTCGAGGTGCCGTGGCAGCGCCGCTACGTGTCGTGGTTCGCCGCGCACGTGGCCACCGGCTGACCGGCGACCCTCACCCGTCGATCTCCTTGCGCAGGCGCGCCGGCGCCTTGAGCCGCCAGGCCTGCTCCACGAGTTCGCCGAGCTCGGCTTCGTCGATCTCGGCGAGGTCCACCAGGATCGCCCCGTACCCGTCGTAGTGGGCAGTGGTGTGGAAGGCCGGAGAGCCGGAGGCGAGCATGGCTTCCTTCTCCTCCAGCTCGCACATCAGCATCAGCCAGCCCTCAGCCTCCGTGCGGAGCCGGAGGAACGTCTTCCCCCTGACCTTCGCGGCAGGGGTGCGGTAGGAGGTCGAGATCTCGACGCCCGGAAGCCGCGTCGCCAACTCCACCACGTCATCCCAGTTCGGCATCCCCGCATGGTTTCAGCAAAGCCGGGGTTCGGCGAGCGGCCATCGGCCGAATGGCCGACGCGACGAGGCGAGACGGTCCCGTCGGCCGAGGTCGGCCACCCCACGCCGGCCATAGCGTCGGGTCATGACTTCGGCACAGGAGACAGCGCTGACGTACGGGTTCGGTGCGTTCGTGGTCGTGTGGGCGGTACTGCTGGTGCCGCAGCTCGTCAGTCACCACGCCAGGTTCGGCCGCGTCGACGGCCGACGCGTGGTGACGACCGGCGCCGTC encodes:
- the dcd gene encoding dCTP deaminase, whose translation is MLLSDRELRKALESGRLGVDPFDPVMVQPSSIDVRLDRFFRVFDNSKYTHIDPQLRQDELTSLVEKDGDEDPFVLHPGEFVLASTFELFTLPDDLAGRLEGKSSLGRLGLLTHSTAGFIDPGFSGHITLELSNVANLPITLWPGMKIGQLCLFQLTSAAEHPYGSPEAGSRYQGQRGPTPSRAYLNFDRVDTRR
- a CDS encoding acyl-CoA dehydrogenase family protein, yielding MAPTHEVTNQVPPLVGHDVSDDPALLESLRREGAGWAEPDVRELGVLAGTERVQEWGRLANEYPPVLRTHDRVGRRIDEVEFHPHWHDLMTVAVEHGLHAAPWRQDRPGAHVARTAKFYVWSQVEPGHTCPVSMTYSAVPALRHNAELAADYEPLLAAPHYDFGLRTPSTKRGLIAGMSMTEKQGGSDVRANTTRAVPTGDGGYVLTGHKWFTSAPMSDVFLTLAQAPGGLSCFLLPRVLPDGSRNAIHLQRLKDKLGNRSNASAEVEYDGAVGWLVGEEGRGVRTIIEMVNNTRLDCVTGSAAAMRYGTVRAVHHARHRSAFGVPLDRQPLMTNVLADLAVEAEAATTLALRLAGAGDRAVAGDAREAAFRRLALPVSKYWVCKRCPTHAAEALECLGGNGYVEESGMPRLFRESPLSSIWEGSGNVAALDTLRAMTREPESVEAFLAEVDLAKGADSRLDAAASAVRRDLGDPSEAQFRARRLVERLALVLQGSLLVRHGDEAVADAFCASRLGGDWGVAFGTLPRGVAVEAIVDRARVGQ
- a CDS encoding MmcQ/YjbR family DNA-binding protein is translated as MPNWDDVVELATRLPGVEISTSYRTPAAKVRGKTFLRLRTEAEGWLMLMCELEEKEAMLASGSPAFHTTAHYDGYGAILVDLAEIDEAELGELVEQAWRLKAPARLRKEIDG
- a CDS encoding YciI family protein is translated as MRFMLIRKADADTEAGVLPTEEQLAAMGAYNQKLADAGVLRGGEGLHPSARGARVKFSGGEPTVLDGPFAETKELIAGYTIIEVASHEEAVEWARQWPSIDAGGEVEIEIRRIFEADDFGEEFTPQLREQEDKLRAQLAQE
- a CDS encoding TIGR03086 family metal-binding protein gives rise to the protein MTTDFNSAVRVVADLLPQVTELAAPTPCERYTVADLLDHLDGLTIAFTLAARKESGPSADQAPAPDGANLPDDWRERIPRRLEELAQAWREPVAWEGTTKAGGVEMPGAQAGMVALTEVVVHGWDLARATGQFYAPEPEVLAAVHEHVNAIAAAGPVEGLFGPAVEVSADAPLLDRVIGLTGRDPKWRRR
- a CDS encoding CAP domain-containing protein, producing the protein MSTPTSRIRSLLVAASVLVGVTVAAGSHLLWSDPDDPERTSLALDRDPSRAGGAEAAGVAPSTSSPTTSASPTEEPAPTTATEPTSTTPEEEDSPESSSPPPSSSSSPSDDSTTTDDSSGDAAPTVARDGSQDSGGTGTRQRVVELVNAERAEAGCATVRVDDRLVESAQAHSDDMAAGGYLSHTSQDGRSFDERIEAAGYPDPAAENIAMGMSTADAVMQAWMSSEGHRRNILNCEIATIGVGVNPDGWYWTQNFGY
- a CDS encoding TetR/AcrR family transcriptional regulator, encoding MVYRRTPAVQARLDATRGVILDAAVELLSERGYTGCSMAAVAERAGVGTGTVYRHFPGKAELVAELFTHVVTREVQAVERAAEAHEHAADRVLAVVRTFAWRALRVPRLAYALLAEPVDAPVEQRRLVFRQAFRDVIARCVTDGVSAGELPPQDATGTAAALVGAAAEVLIGPLTSGDAEAVEQLCTFTLRALGARDGTHP
- a CDS encoding GNAT family N-acetyltransferase, whose product is MTVSLLPVTRDNVRAVCELRLAEGQEHLVAPAAYTVAEGNYEPDAVLHAIHLDDVVVGVLLVEVETGVPYLVRFMVDASYQGRGVGRQAVELLVEELRGQGWVSVETTFVPGDGSAEGFWRRCGFRDTGRTRYGEPVYVRDLTGEVAEPVPPSPG
- a CDS encoding DUF5994 family protein, whose translation is MKSVGAARGYVDGAWWPRSTEPTTEFPELCSALAPWVGAVSRVSYHLGTWSVAARRVAVDGRVVRLEGFTTMDPHTVVVIGSDSRRVSLLVVPPDAPGDTGRAQLRSAAAFDSIASVEAIRQGNQRE
- a CDS encoding oxygenase MpaB family protein — translated: MTAEERLPDPELFREGGFRLATRLFAPGDIRGTERQRRRLREFAQLEDPLADAVVEMMRSLPRGRGRALFNEAAERGVDSLDDPPRQLVDFFRDVEATPYWVDQRRLDRGARAIVRTGVLSLFPLGDMALMGGYLASRATKPLVGTGAIEYAASRRLIETSRWWLDVTTPGALRVGAVGYASALRVRLVHAHVRAAMNSRDDWDYSAWDRPINQVQTAGTLLLFSLVYVVGMRVLGVRYTESERADIIHLWRYVGWLMGIDDELLPATEDDAWRLLWLLAVTEFVPDEDSRRLAAALLRSHADVGRDRGPLGKVLSELSVRVHGSISRLVLGKTNSDFLGIPDDPLAQAAVLTAAAGNFAAETVRQRVPGATLVQERLGALARQRYAEQLDRLVGRDRTYARHMRTSTEPAA
- a CDS encoding DUF742 domain-containing protein translates to MQGEDRAGRPDHEELGAAHEQAPAFDDVDFDADFPAETHSTTDSWRPPAGPRRPRPERVVMSARDAFAEDDDPAVGRLRARPYVLTKGRTRARSDLAVETLVSAEPHARWQLHKPGSEYRKLGLLCAQPVSVAEIAANLSVPLGVARVLISDLADTGFVRVHAAPSNPGGRPERALLDRVLEGLHRL
- a CDS encoding protein-tyrosine phosphatase family protein, which codes for MTTPLSKATRLPDGVWVRGRGLRHPLPDGEVPDYGLYLGGGRLRARHEPSLTWPHDWVFWRDGMLPADWPATAEKLLALHKRAAEGAAVELACHGGIGRTGTAMACLATLSGLSPRDAVSWARAHYHRRAVEVPWQRRYVSWFAAHVATG
- a CDS encoding class I SAM-dependent methyltransferase gives rise to the protein MGRSFDELVAEAEAAPVDGWGFAWLEGRATEQRPSWGYARAMARRLAEATAALDIQTGGGEVLAEAPTFPPTMVAIESWPPNVARAAERLHPRGAVVVATSDEPPLPFTDAAFDLVTSRHPATVWWAEIARVLRPGGTYFAQHVGPGTMWELVEYFLGPQPEAKLARHPDRESAEARAVGLEVVDRRCERLRAEFHDVGAVVYFLRKVVWTVPGFTVAAHRERLRELHDRIEREGTFVAHSTRTLFEARKP